One genomic region from Nocardia vinacea encodes:
- a CDS encoding oxygenase MpaB family protein, with amino-acid sequence MTEPLRSADYLPTPDRVGPAAVEPITPETVEKYVDGVAAFLGGAANVIMQLSLRPVGRGVLESTVDSGKVTLHPIKRLRTTLSYLAVALMGSDEERALYREAVNESHRPVRSTSASPVRYNAFDPTLQLWVAACLYWGIDDLYTRMHGPMNPDVAEDFYHYCARLGTTLQMRPEMWPANRADFQRYWDENLPKRGIEPALRDYFDALIDLKMMPRPIRFAFARLQRFVVTGLLPQHLRNEMRMTWSQRDQRRFDRLLRMISAVHTPLPKPVRMFPLNAYMFDVRRRIRLGKPLV; translated from the coding sequence ATGACCGAACCCCTCCGCAGTGCCGATTACCTGCCGACTCCCGACCGCGTCGGCCCCGCCGCCGTCGAGCCCATCACCCCGGAAACCGTCGAGAAGTACGTCGACGGAGTCGCGGCCTTCCTGGGCGGCGCCGCCAATGTGATCATGCAGCTGAGCCTGCGTCCGGTCGGGCGCGGCGTACTGGAGAGCACGGTCGATAGCGGCAAGGTCACACTGCACCCGATCAAACGGCTGCGCACCACCCTGAGCTATCTCGCCGTGGCACTGATGGGCTCCGATGAAGAGCGCGCGCTGTATCGGGAGGCGGTCAACGAATCGCATCGACCGGTCCGCTCGACCTCGGCGAGTCCGGTGCGATACAACGCCTTCGATCCCACACTGCAACTCTGGGTCGCGGCATGCCTCTATTGGGGCATCGACGACCTCTACACCCGCATGCACGGGCCGATGAATCCCGATGTGGCCGAGGACTTCTACCACTACTGCGCCCGGCTCGGCACCACCTTGCAGATGCGACCGGAGATGTGGCCCGCCAATCGCGCGGATTTCCAACGGTATTGGGACGAGAACCTGCCGAAGCGCGGGATCGAACCCGCCCTGCGCGACTACTTCGACGCACTCATCGATCTGAAGATGATGCCGCGCCCAATTCGATTCGCCTTCGCCCGACTCCAACGGTTCGTCGTAACCGGCCTGCTGCCACAGCATTTGCGTAATGAGATGCGAATGACCTGGTCCCAGCGCGATCAGCGCCGCTTCGATCGGCTGCTGCGGATGATTTCGGCGGTGCACACCCCGCTACCGAAGCCGGTGCGAATGTTCCCGTTGAACGCCTATATGTTCGACGTTCGCCGCCGCATCCGACTGGGTAAACCGCTCGTATAA
- a CDS encoding oxygenase MpaB family protein produces MTLPLPVEPPDPGPTCRYGTVDNFAMDEFWSGIAAFLGGTANVIMQLSLRPVAYGVMESTVESGRIDVHPWKRTRTTLTYLAVALMGTEEDRANYREAVNGSHRAVHSKPGAAVKYNAFDPKLQLWVAACLYWGLVDLEERLHGPMDEDTADVLYQYAARLGTTLQMRPEMWPRDRKAFQEYWNTTLATKTVDARTRAYFNDLIDLKMVAWPLRIFGPLQRFLVTSLLPPHLRAEMRMNWSERQERFANRLLRAIGAVHRILPKPARLFPMNLCLWDMRRRHRLGKPLV; encoded by the coding sequence ATGACCTTGCCGCTACCCGTGGAGCCGCCCGATCCCGGACCGACCTGTCGCTACGGCACCGTCGACAACTTCGCGATGGACGAATTCTGGAGCGGCATCGCGGCCTTCCTCGGCGGGACGGCGAATGTCATCATGCAGCTGAGCCTGCGGCCGGTCGCGTACGGCGTCATGGAGAGCACGGTCGAATCCGGCCGGATCGATGTGCACCCGTGGAAGCGGACGCGCACCACGCTGACGTATCTCGCGGTGGCCCTGATGGGCACCGAGGAGGATCGTGCGAACTATCGCGAGGCCGTCAACGGCTCACATCGCGCAGTGCATTCCAAGCCGGGCGCCGCGGTCAAATACAACGCCTTCGACCCGAAGCTGCAACTGTGGGTCGCCGCCTGTTTGTATTGGGGCTTGGTCGATCTGGAGGAGCGGCTGCACGGGCCGATGGACGAGGACACCGCGGATGTGCTGTACCAGTACGCCGCTCGGCTCGGCACCACCCTGCAGATGCGACCGGAAATGTGGCCCCGCGACCGAAAAGCCTTCCAGGAGTACTGGAATACCACTCTCGCGACCAAGACCGTAGATGCCCGCACCCGCGCCTACTTCAACGATCTCATCGATCTGAAGATGGTCGCCTGGCCGTTGCGGATCTTCGGCCCGCTGCAGCGGTTCTTGGTGACCAGTCTGCTGCCTCCGCACCTGCGTGCCGAGATGCGCATGAACTGGAGTGAACGCCAGGAGCGCTTCGCGAACCGACTGCTACGCGCGATCGGCGCCGTGCACCGCATACTTCCCAAGCCCGCCAGGCTCTTTCCGATGAATCTCTGCCTGTGGGATATGCGCAGGCGGCACCGTCTCGGCAAGCCGCTCGTCTGA
- a CDS encoding proline dehydrogenase family protein → MNPLRPVILAASASPRMKRIVTATPVTAEIVRRFVAGEGRDELIPVVRELLASRRLVSVDFLGENTTDRAQADVTVAEYLSLINDLAAMNGFRDATARTEVSVKLSALGQALPVDGPAIATENLRILCTKAAQAGVWVTVDAEDHTTTEATLTAVREVRAEFPWLGVVLQAYLHRTEADCRELSGSRIRLCKGAYREPHTVAYQRSAEVTDSYLRCLEILMCGAGYPMVATHDPVLILAAEQLAAETGRGPDRFEHQMLYGIRDPEQLRLAAAGNAMRVYVPYGSQWYGYLTRRLAERPANLTFFLRALVSKS, encoded by the coding sequence ATGAATCCACTGCGGCCGGTCATTCTCGCGGCCTCCGCGTCGCCGCGGATGAAGCGCATTGTCACCGCAACGCCGGTTACCGCGGAGATCGTTCGGCGCTTCGTGGCCGGTGAGGGCCGTGACGAGTTGATTCCGGTGGTGCGGGAGCTGCTCGCGAGCCGTCGGCTGGTCAGCGTCGACTTCCTCGGGGAGAACACCACCGACCGGGCACAGGCCGATGTCACGGTGGCCGAATATCTTTCGCTGATCAACGATCTGGCGGCAATGAACGGCTTCCGAGATGCCACGGCGCGCACCGAGGTGTCGGTGAAACTCTCCGCGCTCGGGCAGGCGCTGCCCGTCGACGGCCCGGCCATTGCCACCGAAAATCTGCGCATTCTGTGCACCAAAGCGGCCCAGGCCGGAGTGTGGGTCACCGTCGACGCGGAGGACCACACCACCACCGAAGCCACGCTGACCGCGGTTCGTGAAGTGCGTGCCGAATTCCCCTGGCTCGGTGTCGTTTTGCAAGCCTATCTGCATCGCACCGAGGCGGACTGTCGCGAGCTGTCCGGATCACGAATCCGCTTGTGTAAGGGCGCATATCGGGAACCGCATACCGTCGCCTACCAGCGCTCCGCCGAAGTGACAGATTCCTATCTGCGCTGTCTGGAGATCCTGATGTGTGGTGCCGGCTATCCGATGGTGGCCACCCACGATCCGGTGCTCATCCTCGCCGCCGAACAGCTGGCCGCCGAAACCGGCCGTGGCCCAGACCGGTTCGAGCACCAGATGCTCTACGGTATCCGCGATCCCGAGCAGTTGCGCCTGGCCGCCGCGGGCAATGCCATGCGGGTGTATGTGCCGTACGGCAGCCAGTGGTACGGCTATCTGACCCGCCGCCTCGCCGAACGTCCGGCCAACCTCACGTTCTTTCTGCGCGCATTGGTCAGCAAGTCCTAG
- the pruA gene encoding L-glutamate gamma-semialdehyde dehydrogenase encodes MDAVTVVPIPSNEPVHSYAPGSPERELLITKLTEIAAESIDIPLVIGGKHRPGIGARHDIVAPHRHRQVLGTYTDTTHSEAHGAIEAAIAAAPGWRSTTFGERAAVFLRAADLLAGPWRETVAAATMLGQSKTVQQAEIDAPCELVDFWRFNVAFASQILQQQPQSSAGVWNQMDYRPLEGFVYAITPFNFTAIAGNLPTAPALMGNTVVWKPSPTQTLAAFYTMQLLEAAGLPPGVINMVTGDGVELSEVALVDPRLAGIHFTGSTKTFQFLWSQVGANIGRYHGYPRLVGETGGKDFIVAHPSADPDALRTALIRGAYEYQGQKCSAASRAYIARSVWRTIGDDFLQLTREISYGDVADLANFGGALIDRRAYDKNVAAIERARSAGIAIPAGGEYDDSEGWFVRPTVLVVDDPHDDAFATEYFGPILAVHVYDDAEPGSYAAVLAQVESAAPYALTGAVFAQDRKAVEQASAALRFAAGNFYINDKPTGAVVGQQPFGGARASGTDDKAGSPLNLLRWVAPRTIKETFVPPGDYRYPHMGSE; translated from the coding sequence ATGGACGCTGTCACGGTAGTCCCTATCCCCAGCAACGAGCCGGTGCATTCCTACGCGCCGGGCAGCCCTGAGCGGGAACTGCTGATCACCAAGCTCACCGAGATCGCCGCCGAATCCATCGATATTCCGCTGGTCATCGGTGGCAAACACCGGCCGGGCATCGGGGCTCGGCACGATATCGTCGCCCCGCACCGGCATCGGCAGGTGCTCGGCACCTACACCGACACCACCCATTCGGAAGCCCACGGCGCCATCGAGGCCGCGATCGCGGCGGCGCCCGGCTGGCGCAGCACGACCTTCGGCGAGCGGGCTGCCGTCTTCCTGCGCGCGGCGGATTTGCTGGCCGGGCCGTGGCGGGAGACGGTCGCCGCCGCGACCATGCTCGGTCAATCCAAGACGGTCCAGCAGGCCGAAATCGATGCGCCGTGCGAATTGGTCGACTTCTGGCGGTTCAATGTCGCCTTCGCGAGCCAGATTCTGCAGCAGCAGCCGCAGTCGAGCGCCGGCGTGTGGAACCAGATGGACTACCGGCCGCTGGAGGGGTTCGTCTACGCGATCACGCCCTTCAACTTCACCGCGATCGCGGGCAATCTGCCGACCGCGCCCGCGTTGATGGGCAATACCGTGGTGTGGAAGCCCTCGCCGACGCAGACGCTCGCGGCCTTCTACACGATGCAGCTGCTGGAGGCGGCGGGACTGCCGCCGGGCGTCATCAATATGGTGACCGGCGACGGTGTCGAACTGTCGGAGGTCGCGCTCGTCGATCCGCGGCTGGCGGGTATCCATTTCACCGGCTCCACCAAGACATTTCAGTTCCTGTGGTCCCAGGTCGGCGCGAATATCGGCCGCTATCACGGCTATCCACGCTTGGTGGGTGAGACCGGCGGTAAGGACTTCATCGTCGCGCACCCGTCCGCCGATCCGGATGCCTTGCGCACCGCGCTGATTCGCGGTGCCTACGAATATCAGGGCCAGAAATGTTCGGCGGCTTCGCGTGCATATATCGCTCGCTCGGTGTGGCGCACGATCGGTGACGACTTCCTACAACTGACCCGCGAAATCAGCTACGGCGATGTCGCCGATCTGGCGAATTTCGGTGGGGCACTGATCGATCGGCGCGCCTACGACAAGAATGTCGCCGCCATCGAACGCGCCAGGTCGGCGGGTATCGCCATCCCGGCGGGTGGCGAATACGACGATAGCGAGGGCTGGTTCGTCCGACCCACGGTGCTGGTGGTGGACGATCCGCACGACGACGCCTTCGCCACCGAATATTTCGGCCCCATCCTCGCGGTACACGTCTACGACGATGCCGAACCCGGCTCTTACGCGGCGGTATTGGCCCAGGTGGAGTCGGCAGCACCCTACGCACTGACCGGCGCGGTCTTCGCACAGGACCGCAAGGCCGTCGAACAGGCCTCGGCCGCACTGCGATTCGCCGCAGGCAATTTCTACATCAATGACAAGCCGACCGGCGCGGTCGTCGGTCAGCAGCCCTTCGGCGGTGCGCGCGCCTCGGGCACCGACGATAAGGCGGGTTCGCCGCTGAACCTGCTGCGCTGGGTCGCGCCACGCACGATCAAGGAGACCTTCGTGCCGCCGGGTGATTACCGGTATCCGCACATGGGGTCGGAATGA
- the dapC gene encoding succinyldiaminopimelate transaminase, producing MSPRRRVSALLPDFPWDTIASVKAKAAAHPDGIVDLSVGTPVDPVDPLIRAALSSVADVPGYPTTHGTPELRAAAVDALKRRYGITGLDPAAVLPVIGTKELIAGLPRLLGLGADDLVVIPEVAYPTYEVGALLAGTKVVRADGLTQLGPQSPALIYVNSPSNPTGKVLGVEHLRKVVQFARERGAVVASDECYLGLAWSVSSGRSAGSAPGGAVSILDPEVCDGDHTGLLAVHSLSKTSNLASYRAGFVVGDAELVAELLEVRKHSGMMVPFPIQAAMTAALGDDAHEAVQRERYRARREVLRKALQGAGFRIDHSEAGLYLWSTRGEPCRTTLEWLAERGILAAPGDFYGPGAGEYVRIALTASDERIEAAAQRLA from the coding sequence GTGTCACCGCGTCGCCGGGTCAGCGCTCTGCTGCCCGATTTTCCCTGGGACACCATTGCGTCGGTGAAGGCCAAGGCCGCCGCGCATCCGGACGGGATCGTCGACCTTTCGGTCGGCACCCCGGTCGATCCGGTGGACCCGCTGATCCGTGCGGCATTGAGTTCGGTCGCCGACGTGCCCGGATATCCGACCACGCACGGCACGCCCGAACTGCGGGCCGCGGCGGTCGATGCACTGAAGCGGCGCTACGGGATCACCGGACTCGACCCGGCCGCGGTGCTGCCGGTGATCGGCACCAAGGAGCTGATCGCCGGGCTGCCGCGGCTGCTCGGGCTCGGTGCGGACGATCTGGTCGTCATCCCGGAGGTCGCCTACCCGACCTACGAGGTGGGTGCGCTGCTGGCCGGTACCAAAGTGGTGCGAGCGGATGGCCTGACCCAGTTGGGTCCGCAATCGCCTGCCCTTATCTATGTGAACTCCCCGTCGAACCCGACGGGGAAGGTGCTCGGTGTCGAGCATCTGCGCAAGGTGGTGCAGTTCGCGCGTGAGCGCGGCGCGGTCGTGGCCTCCGACGAGTGCTACTTGGGCTTGGCATGGTCCGTATCATCTGGTCGCTCCGCAGGCTCCGCTCCGGGCGGCGCCGTCTCGATCCTCGATCCGGAGGTGTGCGACGGCGACCACACCGGCCTGCTCGCGGTGCACTCGCTGTCGAAGACCTCCAACCTGGCCAGCTACCGCGCCGGATTCGTGGTGGGTGATGCGGAACTCGTCGCCGAATTGCTCGAGGTGCGCAAGCACTCCGGCATGATGGTGCCGTTCCCGATCCAGGCGGCCATGACCGCCGCGCTCGGTGACGACGCCCATGAGGCAGTGCAACGTGAGCGCTACCGTGCGCGTCGCGAGGTGCTGCGAAAGGCCTTGCAGGGCGCCGGTTTCCGCATCGATCACTCTGAAGCGGGCCTCTACCTGTGGTCCACCAGGGGCGAACCGTGCCGCACCACCCTGGAGTGGCTGGCCGAGCGCGGCATCCTCGCCGCACCCGGCGACTTCTACGGACCGGGCGCGGGGGAGTACGTGCGCATCGCGCTGACCGCTTCCGACGAACGCATCGAGGCCGCGGCGCAACGCCTGGCCTGA